Genomic window (Subtercola endophyticus):
TTGCGGGCGACCCGCTCGTCGAGCGCTGGGGCGAACCGCACTCGGCAGCCGCGCTGCGCAAGCGGATCGCCGAGACGCGCTCCCTCGGTTACGCCGTCAACCCGGCCTTGATCGTCGAGGGCAGCTGGGGCATGGGCGCCGCCATCTTCGACGACTCCGGCCGCCCGATCTGGGCGCTCAGCCTCACCGGCATCGAATCCCGTTTCGCCGCCCACCGCCGCCCCCAGCTCGGCAAGCTCCTGCTCGAGCAGGCCCACCTCGTGACCCGCCGCCTCACCACCCGCGCCGTCTCCTTCACCCCGCCCCGCCGCTAGGCCCCTCGTCTCACACACTTCCCCAACGTTGATGAGGCCGTTATGGCGCGAGTGAGGCGCCTATAGCGACCTCAAGATGGGCGTAACGGCCTCACCTTCGCGCGTGCCGCTCCTCGTTGTTCAGAGGCCGCGGGCCATGAACGAGGCGACGAGTTCGCCGATGAGCACGGCGGTAGCGGCGGGGCCGCGCAGGGGGGCCGTGGGCAAGATGGAGGTGTCGGCGACACGCAATCCCGTGACGCCGTAGACGCGGCCGTACTGGTCGACGACCGCGAGGGGGTCGGATTCCGCACCCATCTTCGCGCTGCTGCACAGGTGGATCGCGGTGCCGAGGTGCCCGAGCATCCACTCGTTCAGCCGTGCGTCGTCGTCGAGCAGGGCCGAATCGAGTTCGGTGAGCGAGCGAAAGACGTGCGAGAACGGCCGCGAGCGCAGCAGGGCGACGGCCGTGCGCACGCCTTCGCGCATGCGGGTGAGGTCGTCGTCGGTCGAGAGGTAGTTGTAGTCGATGCGCGGAGAGACGGCCGGGTCTGCCGAGACGAGGGAGATCGAACCGCGCGACGTCTCGTCTTGCACCGCGACCAGCAGCGCGAGGTCGTTGCGGTGCGCGAACTGTGACGCGAATCGGCGCAAAGAGACACCGCGCATGGCCCGCGCAGACCGCAGCGGGTGCCGCAGAAAGCCGCGCGCGCCCGAGAGAACCGCCCACGAGCTGCCGGTGAGCAAGAACCCGGTCGGCTTGATCATCGGCAAGATCTCGATGTCACCTCCGCTCGCCCCGGCACCGGCCGCGCCAGTCCCGGCCGCCTGAAAGTTGAGGCAGTCGGCGAGCGACTGGCTGGTGCGGTAGTCGACCACACCCCGCCGAGGCTGCCAGCCCACCGAGACCTCCGGATGATCGCAGAACTCCGCCCCGACCCCGGCCCTGTCGGCGACCACCGTGATGCCGAAATCGTCGAGTTGCGCACGCGGCCCGATGCCCGACAGCAGCAGCAGGTGGGGAGATTTCACGCCACCGGCGCTCAACACGATCTCGCGCCCCCGAATCACGCGAACGGATGCGCCCTGCTCGACCTCCACCCCCACCGCCCGAGTGCCCTCGAAGACCACCCGCCGCACGAACGAGTCGCCCTGCACCGTGAGGTTCGGGCGCCCGAACACCGGTTCGATGTAGGCGATGCCGGTGTTGCGCCGCACCCCGTCGATGA
Coding sequences:
- a CDS encoding GMC family oxidoreductase N-terminal domain-containing protein produces the protein MSDGPAVYDVIVVGAGAAGAPLAARLSEDAGRSVLLLEAGPVPRTASDFPPSLLDGGTVEGAMPGHANNWSFTGFLTPKLPYSIARGKILGGSSSVNGGYFIRARREDFERWSAGGNDEWAYEKVLPFYQKLENDLDYGATAVHGDAGPMAIRRPDQSNPATRAFAAATAELGFRGEPDKNDQGMPGYGPVPMNVIDGVRRNTGIAYIEPVFGRPNLTVQGDSFVRRVVFEGTRAVGVEVEQGASVRVIRGREIVLSAGGVKSPHLLLLSGIGPRAQLDDFGITVVADRAGVGAEFCDHPEVSVGWQPRRGVVDYRTSQSLADCLNFQAAGTGAAGAGASGGDIEILPMIKPTGFLLTGSSWAVLSGARGFLRHPLRSARAMRGVSLRRFASQFAHRNDLALLVAVQDETSRGSISLVSADPAVSPRIDYNYLSTDDDLTRMREGVRTAVALLRSRPFSHVFRSLTELDSALLDDDARLNEWMLGHLGTAIHLCSSAKMGAESDPLAVVDQYGRVYGVTGLRVADTSILPTAPLRGPAATAVLIGELVASFMARGL